In a single window of the Zonotrichia leucophrys gambelii isolate GWCS_2022_RI chromosome 2, RI_Zleu_2.0, whole genome shotgun sequence genome:
- the THRB gene encoding thyroid hormone receptor beta isoform X3 has protein sequence MSGYIPSYLDKDELCVVCGDKATGYHYRCITCEGCKGFFRRTIQKNLHPTYSCKYEGKCVIDKVTRNQCQECRFKKCIFVGMATDLVLDDSKRLAKRKLIEENREKRRREELQKTIGHKPEPTDEEWELIKIVTEAHVATNAQGSHWKQKRKFLPEDIGQAPIVNAPEGGKVDLEAFSQFTKIITPAITRVVDFAKKLPMFCELPCEDQIILLKGCCMEIMSLRAAVRYDPESETLTLNGEMAVTRGQLKNGGLGVVSDAIFDLGMSLSSFNLDDTEVALLQAVLLMSSDRPGLVCVERIEKCQEGFLLAFEHYINYRKHHVAHFWPKLLMKVTDLRMIGACHASRFLHMKVECPTELFPPLFLEVFED, from the exons ggTACATACCCAGCTACTTAGACAAGGATGAGCTGTGTGTAGTATGCGGGGACAAAGCCACCGGATACCATTATCGCTGCATCACTTGCGAAGGTTGCAAG GGTTTTTTTAGAAGAACCATTCAGAAGAACCTCCATCCAACCTATTCCTGTAAATATGAAGGAAAATGTGTGATAGACAAAGTAACAAGAAATCAGTGCCAGGAATGTCGCTTCAAAAAATGTATCTTTGTTGGCATGGCAACAGATT TGGTGTTGGATGACAGCAAGAGGTTGGCAAAGAGGAAGCTGATAGAAGAAAATCGAGAGAAGAGACGTCgggaagagctgcagaaaacCATTGGGCACAAACCAGAGCCAACAGATGAGGAATGGGAGCTCATAAAAATTGTTACTGAAGCACATGTGGCCACCAATGCACAAGGAAGCCACtggaagcagaaaaggaaatttctg CCAGAAGATATTGGGCAGGCACCAATAGTTAATGCCCCAGAAGGTGGGAAAGTGGATTTAGAAGCCTTCAGCCAGTTTACAAAAATTATCACACCAGCGATTACAAGAGTGGTGGATTTTGCCAAAAAGTTGCCTATGTTTTGTGAG CTGCCATGTGAAGACCAGATCATCCTTCTGAAAGGCTGCTGTATGGAGATCATGTCCCTCCGAGCAGCAGTTCGCTATGACCCCGAGAGTGAGACTTTAACACTGAATGGGGAGATGGCGGTGACAAGGGGCCAGCTGAAAAATGGGGGTCTTGGCGTAGTGTCTGATGCCATTTTTGACCTGGGCATGTCTCTTTCTTCATTTAACCTGGATGACACCGAGGTTGCCCTTCTTCAGGCTGTTCTGCTCATGTCATCAG ATCGCCCAGGCCTTGTTTGTGTGGAGAGAATAGAAAAGTGTCAAGAGGGTTTCCTCCTGGCATTCGAACACTACATTAACTACAGAAAACACCATGTTGCACACTTTTGGCCAAAACTGCTGATGAAAGTGACAGACCTGCGAATGATCGGAGCCTGCCATGCCAGCCGCTTCCTGCACATGAAGGTGGAGTGCCCCACAGAACTGTTCCCTCCGTTgttcctggaagtgtttgaggATTAG